In Myxocyprinus asiaticus isolate MX2 ecotype Aquarium Trade chromosome 16, UBuf_Myxa_2, whole genome shotgun sequence, the genomic stretch caaacggCATTTCACGTTGACTTAAAGGGGTCACATAATGAGAAATCCAATTTtatttgatcttttgaaataaaagagatcgatactgtaactttcagaattcaaaaaacactttgtggttactaaggtgttctaggtggttgctaggtggcccaagaaaaaaaaaaagaaggtccATGTCCAAGTCTCTATCATATTCTGGTCTCTAAATATGGCTTGGGTTCCTTCTTTAATACAAGTCTATgggaattatacattttttatcagGCAAATTTGTAAGTATGGAAGCTTAGAAAAACTTCCTTAGTGAAAAAACCCTTTTTTTTAAGACTTATATGTACGCATATGTACGTAGGTGTTTAGAGAATTGAACAGTTAGATTTACTTAACTTGAGGAGCACTATTTGTATAAcacacagagttgctgcctatgtagagcattccagaTTGCTCACTTGTGAGGTTCCTTGTCAGTTAGAATGATGCCtttgaaggcagctgcctatgtaggctgtAGACAGCAAGGTAGagcactaggttttggaactgtCAATATATCTCCAAATAGAAAACTGTGCAGCAGTGCAACTGTTCAAGGACCTGTATGTTGCGATGTAATTGCATTTTTGCTATCTTTGTGATAATTCACCGTTCACCTTTACTTTGAAAGACTTCAGGGTTATCAGCCGGCATACCacacaacaaaacacattcaAGACAGCCTGGAAGTTCAAGTTGTAACATGATACTGCAGGTTCATTTGAAAGCAGAAAAATACTATAAGAAGAAAGATTGAACTGCACCTCAAAAGTGGTTCAAGTTGTCCGTCATTTGCGGCTCTTTGTATCTTCGGGTCTCCATTCATCTTTGTATTGTGGTTTTGGTCAAAGAGATGCATTTACCTACCACAATCATCCTGTTGTTGCTTTATGCAAAACTGACATATCTAGGTTGCATAACttaaaggttattttgtactgtaTAAACGACATAACAGAAAAAGGCCTTAAGATGCCAAATACAATACAATCAACCATTTATTAGTAGTGTTTGCTAAGGGAAGTGTCACTTACTCATGCTTATGAAATATGTGCAGACTTTGTCATCTGAATttcatgctttaaaaaaacatgCCTGTTCTTCTCACCGATGTTGTTATGTTTATTACAGACACCAGGCTTTTGGAGTGAAGATGAAGGTGAAGTGAAAATACACAAGCGCTCAGCATCATGGGGCAGTGCTGACCACCTTATAGAGGTCTGTATGCATGAGAATACTTACACATACACAGCATGCACATATAAAATGTCttcagaatatatcaaacaacaACTGGTAATGTCTTAATAGATATACTTCAGGCATATAATTAGTCTGTTTTCCTATTATGATCCTGAAACATCCACACAGTATGTCCTGTCGTGCACTTGTAAAGCCAGTTTAGGAATCCAGAGCAGTGACAACAAACTAAACATCTATTCAGCAAGTTTAATGATGTTTAATGAAATGAAACCTGTAAAGTTAGATGTactgtaccattatataaatccTTTTTTGATTCAAACTGATCATTTGTGAGTTCATGAGTCTTTTTGACCGATTCATTAAAACaactggctcaaaagagtcattcatatAGCgctgtatatttgtttttgtgtgaagtCAGCAAAGAAAGTCTTTTATCTCACCTCATTCAATTTAAACTACAAAACAACTTTTTGACAATAAATGTCTTTTGTCGTGGCACATCTAGTATTTTCCTGTCTGTTGATTCCAGAGCCGATATAAAGCTCAGATTTTGTTGTATTTTCCTTTCTTACGTTCCTAATGGTAAAAATGTGATTTCTAGATTGCTAAACTCCGTCAGCAGCTGCAGCGCAGTTTGCAGGGAAGTCGCAGTATCAAGGAGAAAGAAGATGGGATGTTCACGCAGTCGAACCAGGCTCAGGTACGCTGTAAACGCTACTAAGTTAGCAGAAATACAAAAATTTGAGGCAGTCGGTTACATCAaaatttttaagttaataaactccTAAGtttaagttaaaggtgctgtaagcgattttagccattctaacttccacgagactgagccgttgatttagccacgccccctctttccaaaacactgcacCGATACTGTTGAAACCGACGCAAAGTATGTTCCCACGGTTGTAAGACACAACAGTAgtgaaatagcgccctcaacagacaaattataaatcagaatgtggcattaagcctcaataatttgctgcaatgacaacactatgagaacgtgcaaaaggATTGACAGTCAGAAAGTGTCAGAGAGCGTGGcacattttgtttgctgtttacaaagtctagagtTGTCGCAGAGACTGGTTAGACATCTCATGATACTTATTTCGGTGAAATCTTTCAGGAGGTAGAACATTTTTTGCACACCTTTCCATGAAaacaatcgcttacagcacctttaatagaactttcagattttcattttgtactacacatgcatgtgGATTGTTATTAACTTGAAACATTAAGTAAGCAAGctcatacattttgatggcacttGACTTAAAATGTAACTCCATGGCTGAACTTAAAATAAACAAGTAATCTCAACTCTAGAAAACctagctagtacagtgaatgctagcCTGCTGAATACATGATAACTGGTAACACTATGatttgattagcatagcaattgctcaatAAGTGGTGGGGGCgcagtgggctaaagcacagaactggtaagcagaaggttgctgtttTGATCCCAACAGccatcaccactgtgtccttgagctaggcacttaactccaggttgctccggggggattgtccctgtaaaagCTTTAGATAAAAGCCTctaccaaatacataaatgtaaatgtaactttcTTAACTTGTACCATTCATCATAACATAAGCTCAAGCTCCACctttcaccataatggtaacccccagaAACTGTTCTAAATAACGCAACAAATCCTTAAACACTAACATGTCTCCCCCTTTACATTTATCTTGCAGTTCAGTTATGAGAATTAGATGGGCTGGTATGCTCTTTTGTCATGAATATTggtctaaaaataggcttaattttctttaggtAAAACAGAATTCTGTTTTGATTTAGGGGGTTAGATTTTGACTGGTTTTGTGAAATTTGTTTGATTTCAGCCAAAGCTGCTCTCGTCATCTTCATCTAATATGGTGCTCTCAAGACCCGTCATATATAGAATGCCCAGCTATAGTGACTGTATTAATCAAGAGCTGGagaatgtgtttgtctgtgacaACGGGGGGAGGAAGCACGACAAggtatacacaaacaaacactcatttcggttgtttaaaacacttgtgcatGCTGCATATTCTCATTGCGTGCGCTCTGTGTCCTTCTGGTTCAGGCTCTGGAGGTGCGAGATGGCGGTCGTGCTCCTGTTCCTCTTCTTCATCCCAGTGATGTTCACACTCACAGCGTGGAGGCGCAGCTCACCTGCAGTCCCTGTTACTGCTGCTCTCCCACTGCAGACTCTGAGACAGGTACCACAAAAGCTCTGCCCTAAAACGTTTTTaggcattatacagtatgtgcactcAAGACATTACAGTTGGTGGAAAAATGTGCTTAACTGACATcaaatttatgtcacaatgcaaaaaatcgttCTAAATATTTATTGTCCTACAAATAGACTTTCTCTTtgcaaaagagaagaaaaaaaattacattcttttaatttgaattGAAATTGATTTTAATTTAGTCACTTTGCATCTGGTAAGTTGGGAAAttcagctgaacaccagcttatCCAGGCTGATCTTAAATTATgttaattcataatgcattacctaatgtaaacatatacaacttttcattttaaaaatgtattagtatatgttgaaatatgAAACTGAGGTTTATAAGTGCTgtcaaagttttgttcattgttagttcttgtaaACTAACAACAACTTGTAAACTTGTtaataaatgttaacaaatacaaccttattgtaaaaagtTACGAATATACCTTAGTATTCTTTGAAGCACCTGGCTTGGAGTAATTGTTAATGTAATGATTcatgaatatagtaatcattaAGTTCTTACATTAACATTCTTACAGTAAGGTTTGCTGAAATAAAAGCTTTATTTCATCTTGTCAGATTTCAGGAGCGGTTCACCTCTCCCTCAGCTCGCCAGCTCCCCAAAACCCAACAACAGTTATATGTTTAAACGGGAGCCTCCCGAGGGCTGCGAGAGAGTCAAAGTGTTTGAAGATATTGTGTAAGTACATGTCACTCCAGTGCTTTTGTGGATTATGATGAAAATGCTTTTAGA encodes the following:
- the LOC127454657 gene encoding glucocorticoid-induced transcript 1 protein, which produces MKQIKPTRIQSETHFITAGRVRPANRQPPSLDNLPEQYLIGQWPREVNQPQPSCMSDKATQTPGFWSEDEGEVKIHKRSASWGSADHLIEIAKLRQQLQRSLQGSRSIKEKEDGMFTQSNQAQPKLLSSSSSNMVLSRPVIYRMPSYSDCINQELENVFVCDNGGRKHDKALEVRDGGRAPVPLLHPSDVHTHSVEAQLTCSPCYCCSPTADSETDFRSGSPLPQLASSPKPNNSYMFKREPPEGCERVKVFEDIVTCRTQGFPIFSCPDRNKVNFSPSGSAFCPVKLLCSSLFPGDTAACSSSLDNQTTGQTSGLFTGATVQNGCSIRKCLLLS